In Primulina eburnea isolate SZY01 chromosome 3, ASM2296580v1, whole genome shotgun sequence, one DNA window encodes the following:
- the LOC140827518 gene encoding ubiquitin-conjugating enzyme E2 32-like, with translation MAEEKYNRKNPAVKRILQELKEMQSNPSDDFMSLPLEENIFEWQFAIRGPTDSEFEGGIYHGRIQLPAEYPFKPPSFLLLTPNGRFETQTKICLSISNHHPEHWQPSWSVRTALVALIAFMPTSPNGALGSLDYPIEERRKLAVKSREAAPTFGSSERQKLIDEIHEYMLSKASPVPQGNQISEAQARSGENEDQRGLQNDLVDTTTGLHPHAAVEDGIVEEPNETPRTANSDQTSQIASNVPTNVHQLLRNPELRVPKQADDRLFTWAAFVLAVSILILLLKKFLKANGHGAVFMNES, from the exons ATGGCGGAGGAGAAGTACAATCGGAAGAACCCCGCGGTGAAGAGGATTTTGCAGGAGCTCAAAGAGATGCAATCCAATCCCTCCGATGATTTCATGAGCCTTCCTCTCGAG GAAAATATATTTGAATGGCAGTTTGCAATCAGGGGCCCGACGGATTCAGAGTTTGAGGGGGGAATTTACCATGGAAGAATTCAGTTGCCTGCTGAATATCCTTTCAAGCCTCCTTCATTCTTGTTGTTGACG CCAAATGGTCGATTCGAAACCCAAACCAAGATATGCTTGAGCATTTCCAATCATCATCCGGAACACTGGCAACCATCCTGGAGTG TTCGAACTGCGTTGGTAGCACTAATCGCATTCATGCCTACAAGCCCAAATGGTGCACTCGGATCATTGGATTACCCGATAGAAGAGAGGCGAAAACTTGCCGTGAAATCTCGTGAAGCTGCACCGACATTTGGGTCATCTGAACGCCAAAAGTTAATTGACGAG ATTCACGAATATATGCTAAGTAAAGCATCCCCAGTACCTCAAGGCAACCAAATCTCTGAAGCACAGGCTAGAAGTGGTGAGAATGAAGATCAGCGTGGTCTCCAAAATGACCTTGTTGATACCACTACTGGACTCCATCCCCATGCTGCTGTCGAAGATGGGATTGTTGAGGAACCAAATGAAACACCTAGAACTGCCAACAGCGATCAAACATCGCAAATCGCTTCTAACGTCCCGACAAATGTGCATCAGCTGTTGCGAAACCCTGAACTAAGAGTTCCAAAGCAGGCTGATGACAGATTGTTCACATGGGCAGCTTTTGTGCTTGCGGTTTCTATACTCATCCTTCTACTAAAGAAGTTTTTGAAAGCTAATGGACATGGTGCCGTCTTTATGAACGAGTCGTAG